GTATCACCAATTAAAGATGGGAGTAATTAGCAATGTTATAAGAGCAATTGTAAGCCACAAATGACTTGATTAACTACtctgataaattattatgttaactcaaatgaaaatataatgaaattggCAAGTTGCAGAGAATTTCTAGGAAAGGAGACAAATGATATCCGGTGGAATCAtccttgatttaattttaatgtattcTGCCACAGTTCAGTACAATAAACCACAATATAGTAGTAATGGTGTTCGAACCATTAAACACGTTTAATCAATCAGTATGCCCCCCTTTACTATGCAACTACAAATGCACTAGATGAACCAGTAAAGTGATGAATTGATCCTAACAAGCCCTTTGCAGCCCCAAAATGTTTGATTCTGTATACACCAGGAGTTACATCCTGTGGGATTCTCCATTCTATGGTAGCTTTACTGTGAGAACTGAGTTTGAAAGGCCTAGACCACTTGAAGCGCAGGcagaaatcatcatcatcataagcAGGAACCCAAGTATCCTTTCCTTGGAGAAATTCCACCAGGGAAAATGTACCTTCAGTCATAAGGTCGTTACGAGGGCACGCAGACCAGAAAGTAACAGACACCATGTCACCTCTCTTAAAGTTCGAGTTCTTGGGAACATCAGAGCTACAATCCCCAAACTTTACACCAATAGGGGTTGCATCCATCACAACTGGTGTTAATAAGCTTATTTGCTTATCAAGGAGGTCAGGGGGTTGTGGACCTGGTTCTACAGGCTGGCCACTGATGAGAGCACGCGCAAGCTTCGTAAACTCCTGAATGTAAGCACTCAGTGTGTGTGGACCGTACAGCGTGGAAGCACCCTGATAACAtgaaaattgaagttaaataaaGCAGCACATAATGGTTACATCTCTTGCCAATATGAAGTTATGTTATTTGATGATAAGTTGCATCcctaaaaatgtaaatttcCACTAATGTTACATTTACTCTTGCTATAGCAATCTAAAAAGGTTTGCTGCATGCTTCATGTCTCTTTCCACAACACAACAGTTGTAACTGACCTCATATCTCTGCACCTGGTACTCTTCGTATGTAGTCACATACTGTGAATAAGTATTAGTCAACCCCGCAATAACAACATGAATGTTGCTACCAAAGCCTTTGCTACCACTTAGCACTGTCTTCACAGCGTCACGAAGACGCCTCCCAGCCATTGTTGTAAATTCTGTCAGAAGTAAAAACAATTACAGGAAGCATGAAGCACCCAAAGAAATACATAGGCCAGATTAGATTGTCTCACAATTCACAAATacttgtataaaaatataaatatagatctgcaaggaaaaaatatgaccatacaaatatataatataatagcaCAACATATTAAGCAACACATTTGGATTATATCGGATCTTAAAACATTtagacacacaaaaataaatagtGAGAGACTCGCATAACTAAGACGCAGCCATCCTTTGAATTGAACCCAGTATTGTTGGAatagacatcatcaaaatattatGATCCCAATAACagttcaacatattttttttctctgactCAATATATTCTCATTCGACCAaggttgttgatgttgaaactTAAATGTTTCAAAATGCAAAGGATAGAAATTCCAACAATAACatcattttaagaaattaaaaataagagctCATACCTCCTGGTACACTGAGAATAACAAGCTGCCCAACTCGGAGGATCTGGATAGGAAGTATTGAAGGCTGCAAATGAACATGAGCAAATAAAGGTTCAAATTAGTAGAAGTTATAAAAAATCACACTCTTTGTTTCAGCAGTGAGAGCATTTGCAATCAGGGCCAAATGAAGAAATATTTCCTTTGAAAAAAAGATGCCTTGTGATGGTAGCATATCTTTATGGCAGAAATGGGTGAAGAGAAACATGAAACTACCATCATCAAAGAACATCACGAGTAACTTACCGCCCAATCATATGGTAGCTTCATTTCGCCAGTATCAAGCAAAATGGGCTTTGGGTGGTGACAGTCTACTTGTTCCTTGCCTGGCGTTTTAAGCAAGTTACGGACCAGCATCCAGAAAGGATTTCCCTGACAtacaattagaaataataagcAGAGTTTCAAAGATATTTAAGAATACAAGGCCAGGATAATAGGTAAGCATAAGGTCTTATCAATGGTTACCTGATCATCACCTTGCTTAAAGTCAAAAGCTCCAGGTCCATCTGTTGTTCCAGCAGCAAATGCAAATCCCATTGCAGCAGGGCATGTCTTTACAACCTCAGAAGCTCCTACTTTAGAAGGATTTACCTCAAGCTGGGAGAAATCTATGAAAGCATGTCGAAAATCAACCTTCCCTTTAATCTGTTCAGATGCTCCGTTGAATAGCTCCACTGCTTTTTTAAATTGTCTCTCCCCTATAATACGTGTGCTTTCAAATTCATCTGGATAACTGCAACATCAGTTTATAGGAGGCACTTTAGCAACCATAAAGGCTTAGGAAAAtcgtaaaaaaaacaaagaaacattGAGCATGCAATAAAAATTACCCAGGTCCTCGGCCATAGCATAATTCATTCTTTCCTCCACATGTACTATGATTGAAGTCACAAGGTAGTTCAGTGTCTATACAAAAAGCTCCAAGTACATTTGGACTAACATCACCGCAATTTGTTTGACAAAATGCAGAAACAAATCTAGGCTTGTCAACCTGCGTAAGGACACCTCTCACACGTCTAGCAACGCTTGAAGTTTTGGTTGCAGGTTTACCAGGAGGAGATTGGAATGAGGCAGCAAGTTCCAGTAATTCATGGTCTGGACCAATAAATTTAAGTGAGGTTAGAAACgtattcatttattaattattattattatcatcatataTTCACCTTATTGATAAACTATTTATACCACATATATAAAGCAAGATATCATTCATGTATGTTTCATTAGTTTGCTCCATCAGTCATTTAGGGTATTTACATCTTGTCTTGTTCGTCGACAGCTCCATTAACTCCACCAATATTAGGACTTTTATGAGAAGACTTGTAAAACTCAGAAGCACCAGATCAGAGTTCAGAATACATGTAACTAACTACACAAGGCAATCCAGCACGTTGCCAAAGTACAAATTTTCCTCTTGTTTGGTGGTTGCTCTTACTTTTTGGACTGTTTTAAGGCTTGTTGATTTTCTACAGCAACTATTTCTCTGTAAGGATAAtcaaatatattctaaaatatgataagatgtttttatatattctaatttctaaCACAAAAGGGGGGAAATCCTTTGGTCAAACCACATTTGAAGCCTTTACCCTGCAAGGCAAAAACATGCTAGAACAATGGACCCACATCACATGGCATATAAACCTATAAATTCTGAAGCTATTAAATGAACATACTGTAATGGAAAAGAAGCTACTTAATTTATCAATGGATGCATTGTAGCCAAAAGCAAACAGCTTACGATTATCATGAAGGCTGGGAATTATGTTTGAAATTCTTCGGGGGATTCCATCATTTTCAAATCCAACCGAATCCATTCTTACAGACCCTTTTCGCTCAAACCAGTCTTCCATAAATCGTGCAGCTGCACCCTTATTATCCCCGCTAATTAATGAGTTTGTTCGGCTCATTGAAGTACCATGAGTAGCAAACCAATTGAAACTTCCCAAAGGACCCCATTCATCATCAACAAACTTTAACAGAGTCATTTCTTTATCAACATCATACTTAAATTTGCTTCTCTCTGCAGCAGGATTGTTGAGATAAGCACTAGGACTGCGATTTACACCAGCATCTAAGAGCTCTCCTGCAAGTTGAAGATAATTTATCTCAAACCATGCGATATTATCAACAAAGAGAGGGAGAAATGACATAATAATTAAACCATATGACTACCAACTAGTGCACTTACTAGAAATCACATTGATAGCtttaaaataatactactaAACAAATTCTTAATAAAGTTAACGATGTCAGGAAAAGTAAAGATGGGAAAACCCTACATCCTATAAGAAAAAGGTCAGGCTTGCCTCATTCATTTATTTCTAGACAGTTGGTGCAACTTGCTTCTTgctgtttttcatctttttctgaCATGTTTCAACAGTATGCAAAAACtaccataattataataatttacacaaCATTTAAATTATCCACCTGTGCTCACATctgtatataaatataagtaCCCAAGGGAGAAAGGACAAAAAAGGAATGAAAAGTCTTTCCCTTACCCTTATTGACAAATATTGATCCTGGGCGGAGATTTTCATGGGCCTGAACAATGGTTTTCTCAATGCCATCAACAATGACATCAAATGACTGgcgaacaaatccaagagatgtCACAATATACACAACATATTGGAGATAACCCCCAGGACCAGCATGAGTGTGAATTCCACTAATAGCCACATTCTTTTCAGTATATAGGTCACCATATCTgtcaaacaaaataaagtaCAAAATCAGGCACAAAACTTAGGGatcaaacaaattaaatggAAACATCAGCCGCTTTTCATGCTAGAGAACGCAATCGCCGGAGAATCCTAAAGCTCAATGTGAACTCAAGAAACCCTGGTGAGACTCTACCAAGCATACCCTAGTGTGACCTGGGTTAGTCATGCCTATTTAACAAGTGTGTCCTCCTATGGTTCCTGCCTTTTTTTCTGGAGGGTGGAGTGAATGGTGCCTTAGTCACGCGTGAGGAGGATCTAGACCTTTATTATATTGGGCCTTAAGATCCGAGAGGTCCGTTGACTCCTAAAGCCTTAGGGCCTCTCCATTGTTAGTGCCCTAGAGTGAATTGGCCATAGTAAATGCTCCTCGGAGTTACAAGTGTAGGTCAGCCATCTACGACCTACTTACTCGGCCAAATGGTCCATAGTCCCTCAAGCTCCTAGCCTGAA
The genomic region above belongs to Glycine max cultivar Williams 82 chromosome 14, Glycine_max_v4.0, whole genome shotgun sequence and contains:
- the LOC100810626 gene encoding neutral ceramidase 1 yields the protein MEFPSPTMRVWTLFLFLLLLKSDVVQSASDSLIGLGSYDITGPAADVNMMGYANTEQIASGVHFRLRARAFIVAQPKGNRVVFVNLDACMASQLVVIKVIERLKARYGDLYTEKNVAISGIHTHAGPGGYLQYVVYIVTSLGFVRQSFDVIVDGIEKTIVQAHENLRPGSIFVNKGELLDAGVNRSPSAYLNNPAAERSKFKYDVDKEMTLLKFVDDEWGPLGSFNWFATHGTSMSRTNSLISGDNKGAAARFMEDWFERKGSVRMDSVGFENDGIPRRISNIIPSLHDNHHELLELAASFQSPPGKPATKTSSVARRVRGVLTQVDKPRFVSAFCQTNCGDVSPNVLGAFCIDTELPCDFNHSTCGGKNELCYGRGPGYPDEFESTRIIGERQFKKAVELFNGASEQIKGKVDFRHAFIDFSQLEVNPSKVGASEVVKTCPAAMGFAFAAGTTDGPGAFDFKQGDDQGNPFWMLVRNLLKTPGKEQVDCHHPKPILLDTGEMKLPYDWAPSILPIQILRVGQLVILSVPGEFTTMAGRRLRDAVKTVLSGSKGFGSNIHVVIAGLTNTYSQYVTTYEEYQVQRYEGASTLYGPHTLSAYIQEFTKLARALISGQPVEPGPQPPDLLDKQISLLTPVVMDATPIGVKFGDCSSDVPKNSNFKRGDMVSVTFWSACPRNDLMTEGTFSLVEFLQGKDTWVPAYDDDDFCLRFKWSRPFKLSSHSKATIEWRIPQDVTPGVYRIKHFGAAKGLLGSIHHFTGSSSAFVVA